A single region of the Mycobacterium lentiflavum genome encodes:
- a CDS encoding type II toxin-antitoxin system Rv0910 family toxin, with protein MAAVELTADVPMTPQDMWDHVSDLSDLGDWLTMHEGWRSELPDVIAEGTQIIGVARAKGMRNRVTWTVTRWDPPHEVAMSGSGKGGTKYGVTLTVRSTGDGSTLGLRLELGGRALFGPVGSAAARAVKGDVEKSLQNFVELYG; from the coding sequence GGAGCTGACCGCCGACGTCCCGATGACCCCGCAGGACATGTGGGATCACGTCTCGGACCTGTCGGACCTGGGGGACTGGCTGACGATGCACGAGGGGTGGCGCAGCGAGCTGCCCGACGTGATCGCCGAAGGCACCCAAATCATCGGCGTGGCCCGCGCCAAGGGCATGCGCAACCGCGTGACCTGGACGGTGACCAGGTGGGACCCGCCGCATGAGGTCGCGATGTCGGGTTCGGGCAAGGGGGGCACCAAATACGGCGTCACCCTCACCGTGCGGTCCACCGGCGACGGATCGACCCTCGGTTTGCGCCTGGAGCTGGGCGGTCGGGCGTTGTTCGGCCCGGTCGGATCGGCGGCAGCGCGAGCCGTCAAGGGCGACGTCGAGAAGTCACTGCAGAACTTCGTCGAGCTGTACGGATAA
- the dnaE gene encoding DNA polymerase III subunit alpha produces MSQSSFVHLHNHTEYSMLDGAAKITPMLAEVERLEMPAVGMTDHGNMFGASEFYNAATKVGIKPIIGVEAYIAPASRFDTKRILWGDPSQKSDDVSGSGSYTHMTMVAENATGLRNLFKLSSLASFEGQLGKWSRMDAELIAEHAEGIIATTGCPSGEVQTRLRLGHEREALESAAKWREIFGADNFFLELMDHGLSIETRVRDGLLEIGRKLGIPPLATNDCHYVTRDASHNHEALLCVQTGKTLSDPNRFKFDGDGYYLKSAAEMRQIWDGEVPGACDSTLLIAERVQSYADVWTPRDRMPVFPVPEGHDQATWLHHEVMAGLQRRFGSGVGQEYIDRAEYEIKVICDKGFPAYFLIVADLINHAKSIDIRVGPGRGSAAGSLVAYALGITNIDPIPHGLLFERFLNPERPSAPDIDIDFDDRRRGEMVRYAADKWGSDRVAQVITFGTIKTKAALKDSARIHYGQPGFAIADRITKALPPPIMAKDIPLSGITDPNHERYKEASEVRSLIETDPDVRTIYQTARGLEGLIRNAGVHACAVIMSSEPLTEAIPLWKRPQDGAIITGWDYPSCEAIGLLKMDFLGLRNLTIIGDALDNIKANRGIDLDLESVPLDDKATYELLGRGDTLGVFQLDGGPMRDLLRRMQPTEFNDIVAVLALYRPGPMGMNAHNDYADRKNGRQPIKPIHPQLEEPLREILSETYGLIVYQEQIMFIAQKVASYTMGKADALRKAMGKKKLEVLEAEYKGFYEGMTANGFSEKAVKALWDTILPFAGYAFNKSHAAGYGLVSYWTAYLKANYPAEYMAGLLTSVGDDKDKAAVYLADCRKLGITVLPPDVNESLVNFASVGKDIRFGLGAVRNVGANVVSSLIKTRSEKSKFTDFSDYLNKIDISACNKKVTESLIKAGAFDSLGHARKGLFLVHTDAVDSVLGTKKAEAMGQYDLFGGGDAGGDAVFTIRVPEDEWEDKHKLALEREMLGLYVSGHPLNGVAHLLSAQVDTQIPAILDGDVNNEAQVRVGGILASVNRRVNKNGMPWASAQLEDLTGGIEVMFFPHAYSAYGADIVDDAVVLINAKVAIRDDRISLIANELVVPDFSNAQPNRPIAVSLPTRQCTIDKVSALKQVLARHPGTSQVHLRLISGDRITTLELDQSLRVTPSPALMGDLKELLGPGCLGS; encoded by the coding sequence ATGAGTCAGTCGTCCTTCGTGCACTTGCATAACCACACCGAGTACTCGATGTTGGATGGTGCCGCGAAGATCACGCCGATGCTGGCCGAGGTGGAGCGGCTGGAAATGCCCGCGGTCGGCATGACTGACCACGGAAACATGTTCGGCGCCAGCGAGTTCTACAACGCGGCGACCAAGGTCGGGATCAAGCCGATCATCGGCGTCGAGGCCTACATCGCGCCGGCATCGCGCTTCGACACCAAGCGGATCCTGTGGGGTGATCCCAGCCAGAAGTCCGACGACGTCTCGGGCAGCGGCTCCTACACCCATATGACGATGGTGGCCGAAAACGCCACCGGTCTGCGCAACCTGTTCAAGCTGTCGTCGTTGGCCTCCTTCGAGGGACAACTCGGCAAGTGGTCGCGCATGGACGCCGAACTGATCGCCGAGCACGCCGAGGGCATCATCGCCACGACCGGCTGCCCGTCGGGCGAGGTGCAGACGCGGCTTCGGCTGGGGCATGAGCGCGAGGCCCTGGAGTCGGCCGCCAAGTGGCGCGAGATCTTCGGCGCCGACAACTTCTTCCTCGAGCTGATGGACCACGGGCTGTCCATCGAGACGCGAGTCCGCGACGGCTTGCTCGAGATCGGCCGCAAGCTGGGCATCCCGCCGCTGGCCACCAACGACTGCCACTACGTCACCCGCGACGCCTCCCACAACCACGAGGCGCTGTTGTGCGTGCAGACGGGCAAGACGCTGTCGGATCCGAATCGCTTCAAGTTCGACGGCGACGGCTACTACCTGAAGTCGGCCGCGGAGATGCGCCAGATCTGGGACGGCGAGGTGCCCGGCGCCTGCGACTCCACCCTGCTGATCGCCGAGCGGGTGCAGTCCTACGCCGACGTGTGGACGCCGCGCGACCGGATGCCGGTCTTCCCGGTGCCCGAGGGGCACGATCAGGCGACCTGGCTGCACCACGAGGTGATGGCGGGCCTGCAGCGGCGCTTTGGATCCGGTGTCGGCCAGGAATACATCGACCGGGCCGAGTACGAGATCAAGGTCATCTGCGACAAGGGTTTTCCGGCCTACTTCCTGATCGTCGCCGACCTGATCAACCACGCGAAGTCGATCGACATCCGGGTCGGGCCGGGGCGTGGTTCGGCGGCGGGATCGCTGGTGGCCTACGCGCTGGGCATCACCAACATCGACCCGATTCCACACGGTCTGCTGTTCGAGCGCTTCCTCAACCCGGAGCGCCCGTCGGCCCCCGATATCGATATCGACTTCGACGACCGTCGCCGCGGAGAGATGGTGCGCTACGCCGCCGACAAGTGGGGCTCCGACCGCGTCGCGCAGGTCATCACCTTCGGCACGATTAAAACCAAAGCGGCCCTGAAGGATTCGGCACGGATTCACTACGGGCAGCCCGGCTTCGCGATCGCCGACCGGATCACCAAGGCGTTGCCTCCGCCGATCATGGCCAAGGACATCCCGTTGTCCGGCATCACCGACCCGAACCACGAGCGGTACAAGGAAGCATCCGAGGTTCGCAGCCTGATCGAAACCGATCCGGACGTACGCACGATCTACCAGACGGCGCGCGGCCTGGAGGGACTGATCCGCAACGCCGGTGTGCACGCCTGCGCGGTGATCATGAGCAGCGAGCCGCTCACCGAGGCGATCCCGCTGTGGAAGCGGCCGCAGGACGGCGCCATCATCACCGGCTGGGACTACCCCTCGTGTGAGGCCATCGGCCTGCTGAAGATGGACTTCCTGGGCCTGCGCAACCTGACGATCATCGGCGACGCCCTGGATAACATCAAGGCCAACAGGGGAATTGACCTCGACCTGGAGTCGGTGCCGCTCGACGACAAGGCCACCTACGAGCTGCTGGGCCGCGGCGACACCCTGGGTGTCTTCCAGCTCGACGGCGGGCCGATGCGCGACCTGCTGCGCCGTATGCAGCCCACCGAATTCAACGACATCGTCGCCGTGTTGGCGCTGTACCGGCCGGGGCCGATGGGCATGAACGCCCACAACGACTACGCCGACCGCAAGAACGGCCGGCAGCCGATCAAGCCGATCCACCCGCAGCTCGAGGAGCCGCTACGCGAAATCCTCTCCGAGACTTACGGTTTGATCGTCTATCAAGAGCAGATCATGTTCATCGCCCAGAAGGTCGCCTCCTACACGATGGGTAAGGCCGACGCGCTGCGCAAGGCGATGGGCAAGAAGAAGCTCGAGGTGCTCGAGGCGGAGTACAAGGGCTTCTACGAAGGCATGACCGCCAACGGCTTCTCCGAAAAAGCGGTGAAAGCGTTGTGGGACACCATTCTTCCGTTCGCCGGATATGCGTTCAACAAGTCGCACGCGGCCGGCTACGGCCTGGTCTCGTACTGGACCGCGTATCTGAAGGCCAACTATCCGGCCGAGTACATGGCCGGGCTGTTGACGTCGGTGGGCGACGACAAGGACAAGGCCGCGGTCTATCTGGCCGACTGTCGCAAGCTCGGCATCACCGTGCTGCCGCCGGACGTCAACGAGTCTCTGGTCAACTTCGCGTCGGTCGGCAAGGACATCCGCTTCGGCCTGGGCGCGGTGCGCAATGTCGGTGCCAACGTGGTGAGCTCGCTGATCAAAACCCGAAGCGAGAAAAGCAAATTCACCGATTTCTCGGACTACCTGAACAAGATCGACATCTCGGCATGCAACAAGAAGGTCACCGAGTCGCTGATCAAGGCCGGTGCGTTCGATTCGCTGGGGCATGCCCGCAAGGGACTGTTCCTGGTGCACACCGATGCCGTCGACTCGGTGCTGGGTACCAAGAAGGCCGAGGCGATGGGCCAGTACGACCTGTTCGGCGGCGGCGATGCCGGCGGCGACGCGGTGTTCACCATCCGGGTGCCTGAGGACGAATGGGAAGACAAGCACAAGCTTGCCTTGGAGCGAGAAATGCTGGGGCTCTATGTATCCGGGCATCCGCTCAACGGGGTGGCGCATCTGCTGTCCGCGCAGGTGGACACGCAGATACCGGCGATCCTGGACGGCGATGTCAACAACGAGGCCCAGGTGCGGGTGGGCGGCATCCTGGCTTCGGTGAACCGTCGGGTCAACAAGAATGGAATGCCTTGGGCGTCGGCCCAATTGGAAGACCTCACTGGTGGCATCGAGGTGATGTTCTTCCCGCACGCGTACTCCGCCTACGGTGCCGACATCGTCGACGACGCGGTGGTGCTGATCAACGCCAAGGTTGCGATCCGCGACGACCGGATCTCGCTGATCGCCAATGAGCTTGTGGTGCCCGACTTTTCCAACGCCCAGCCGAACCGTCCGATCGCGGTCAGCCTGCCCACCCGGCAGTGCACGATCGACAAGGTGAGCGCACTCAAGCAGGTGCTGGCGCGCCATCCGGGCACCTCGCAGGTGCATCTGCGGCTGATCAGCGGCGACCGGATCACCACGCTGGAGCTCGACCAATCGCTGCGCGTGACGCCGTCGCCCGCGCTGATGGGCGACTTGAAGGAACTGCTGGGCCCGGGCTGCCTGGGCAGCTGA
- a CDS encoding PPOX class F420-dependent oxidoreductase, producing MTMHHSALGDARYALLRTFRRDGTPRDTAIWFAMDGDTLVFRTKVGPKTKRLTAHPDIELRACDHRGRVRDGAPTVAGRAMLLSGADAQRANRILHRRYGWQWNIVPLVKVPGVTNVHRDLGLREKLRRACDRGVWPDSVIVGVQLS from the coding sequence ATGACCATGCACCACAGCGCACTCGGCGATGCCCGTTACGCCCTGCTCCGAACTTTCCGACGCGACGGCACCCCCCGCGACACTGCGATCTGGTTCGCGATGGACGGCGACACATTGGTGTTCCGGACCAAGGTCGGCCCCAAGACCAAACGGCTGACGGCCCATCCCGACATCGAGCTGCGGGCGTGCGATCACCGCGGCCGGGTGCGCGACGGCGCGCCGACGGTGGCCGGGCGCGCCATGCTGCTCTCGGGCGCCGACGCGCAGCGGGCCAATCGGATCCTGCACCGGCGCTACGGCTGGCAATGGAACATCGTCCCGCTGGTCAAAGTGCCGGGCGTGACCAACGTGCACCGGGATCTGGGTCTGCGGGAGAAGCTGCGCCGGGCGTGCGATCGCGGGGTCTGGCCCGACAGCGTCATCGTCGGGGTCCAGCTGTCGTAA
- a CDS encoding MerR family transcriptional regulator, which yields MATSRSLTIGEVARATGVAATTLRYYEQIGLLPSPARLSGRRRYDDSVLARLEVIRLCKSAGFALEEIQLLFADDAPGRPASRALAAAKLAQIDDQMASLARARAVIEWGMSCTCPSIDACTCGIHPP from the coding sequence ATGGCAACCAGCCGCTCGCTCACGATCGGCGAGGTCGCGCGGGCGACCGGGGTGGCCGCGACGACGTTGCGCTACTACGAGCAGATCGGGCTGCTGCCGTCACCGGCGCGGTTGTCGGGCCGGCGCCGCTACGACGACTCGGTCCTGGCCCGTCTCGAGGTCATCCGGCTGTGCAAATCCGCCGGCTTCGCGCTGGAAGAAATCCAGCTGCTGTTCGCCGACGACGCGCCGGGTCGCCCCGCCAGCCGCGCCTTGGCGGCGGCCAAACTCGCCCAGATCGACGACCAGATGGCGTCGCTGGCACGGGCGCGGGCCGTCATCGAGTGGGGGATGAGCTGCACCTGTCCGTCGATCGACGCCTGCACCTGCGGCATCCATCCGCCCTAG
- a CDS encoding class I SAM-dependent methyltransferase codes for MRPPPEIGASDLSPLEETALLTQYARALDSQWARPILGDSLAADIVDKIDYDFAGLGVPASVVCQTALRAKMLDERVRAFTAEHPDAVVVDLGAGLDSGPFRVQPPATVDWYSVDLPGVSALRRQLLPPSKRAHVVTASLADQSWPNSIPADRPVMVIADGLFAFLSEPVLIAVFRRITTYFTSGELAFNDYGRIGWFTRLAVKLAPQRMFSTVGAQWGYPGFEDPRTPEKWNPALKLVDEVSLAHAPEVDLFPGWIRFATKVSGMFEVSARKARILRYRF; via the coding sequence ATGCGGCCCCCACCCGAGATCGGCGCGAGCGATCTCTCGCCGCTCGAGGAGACCGCGTTGCTGACCCAATACGCCCGAGCGCTGGACAGCCAATGGGCGCGGCCGATTCTCGGCGACTCGCTCGCCGCCGACATCGTCGACAAGATCGACTACGACTTCGCGGGCCTCGGCGTCCCGGCGAGCGTGGTCTGCCAGACGGCGCTGCGCGCCAAGATGCTCGACGAACGGGTGCGGGCCTTCACCGCCGAGCATCCCGATGCCGTCGTCGTCGATCTGGGCGCCGGGCTGGACTCGGGCCCGTTTCGGGTGCAGCCGCCCGCCACCGTCGACTGGTACAGCGTCGACCTTCCGGGTGTCAGCGCGCTGCGCCGCCAGCTGTTGCCGCCCAGCAAGCGCGCCCACGTGGTGACCGCCTCGCTGGCCGACCAAAGCTGGCCCAACAGCATTCCCGCCGACCGGCCGGTCATGGTGATCGCCGACGGGCTGTTCGCGTTCTTGTCCGAGCCGGTGCTGATCGCCGTCTTTCGGCGCATCACCACGTATTTCACCTCGGGGGAACTGGCCTTCAACGACTACGGCCGGATCGGCTGGTTCACCCGGCTTGCGGTGAAGCTGGCGCCGCAGCGCATGTTCAGCACCGTCGGCGCCCAATGGGGTTATCCGGGGTTCGAAGACCCGCGTACGCCCGAAAAGTGGAATCCGGCGCTGAAGCTCGTCGACGAGGTCAGCCTCGCCCACGCTCCCGAGGTCGACCTGTTTCCGGGCTGGATTCGGTTTGCCACCAAAGTGTCCGGGATGTTCGAGGTGTCCGCCCGCAAAGCGCGGATCTTGCGCTACCGGTTCTAG
- a CDS encoding lysophospholipid acyltransferase, translated as MTGGRLATVRELGRVRARKLLQHSGIIDESVTPLSSDPVAVAQLLGAPWYDEKLAKLADELDRDPGDVRAEAAGHLREMAASLDERAVQGWRGFSRWLMRAYDVLVDEDQIAQLRKLDRKATLAFAFSHRSYLDGMLLPEMIVANRLSPAFTFGGANLNFFPMGAFAKRTGTIFIRRQTKDIPVYRFVLRAYTAQLVQNHTNLTWSIEGGRTRTGKLRPPVFGILRYLTDAVDEIDGPEVFLVPTSIVYDQLHEVEAMTTEAYGAKKRPEDLRFLVGLARQQGKRLGRAYLDFGEPLPLRKRLEEMRGEEAGTGTEIERIALDVEHRINRATPVTPTAVVNLALLGADRSLSISEVLATVRPLASYITARNWSVAGAADLTNRSTIRWTLHQLVASGVVSVYEAGTEAVWGIGEDQHLVAAFYRNTAIHILVDRAIAETALLAAAENAENSADGMVSPVTVRDEALSLRELLKFEFLFSGRAQFEKELADEVRLIGAVDTSHAAAAADVRGLLASADVLLAHLVLRPFLDAYHIVADRLAALEDESLDENDFLAECLELGKQWELQRRIASAESRSMELFKTALRLARHRELVDGSDSEQLGKRRQEFADEIATATRRVNAIAELARARV; from the coding sequence ATGACCGGCGGGCGGCTCGCGACAGTGCGCGAACTCGGCCGCGTTAGAGCGCGAAAGCTGTTGCAGCACAGCGGAATTATCGACGAATCCGTGACTCCGCTATCGTCCGATCCGGTTGCCGTGGCCCAATTGCTGGGCGCGCCGTGGTACGACGAGAAGCTGGCCAAGCTGGCCGACGAGCTCGACCGCGATCCCGGTGACGTGCGCGCCGAGGCGGCCGGCCATCTACGCGAGATGGCGGCTTCCCTGGACGAGCGGGCGGTGCAGGGGTGGCGCGGGTTCAGCCGGTGGCTGATGCGGGCTTACGACGTGCTGGTCGACGAGGACCAGATCGCGCAGTTGCGCAAGCTGGATCGAAAAGCGACGTTGGCCTTTGCCTTTTCGCACCGGTCGTACCTGGACGGCATGCTGCTGCCGGAGATGATCGTGGCCAACCGGCTCTCCCCCGCCTTCACGTTCGGCGGGGCCAACCTGAATTTCTTCCCGATGGGCGCCTTCGCCAAGCGCACCGGAACGATCTTCATCCGGCGTCAGACCAAAGACATTCCCGTCTACCGGTTCGTGTTGCGCGCGTACACCGCTCAATTGGTGCAAAACCACACGAACCTCACCTGGTCGATCGAAGGGGGGCGCACCCGTACCGGCAAGCTGCGGCCGCCGGTGTTCGGCATCCTGCGCTACCTCACCGACGCCGTCGACGAAATCGACGGTCCCGAAGTGTTTTTGGTGCCGACCTCGATCGTGTACGACCAGCTGCACGAGGTCGAGGCGATGACCACCGAAGCCTACGGGGCAAAGAAACGGCCCGAAGACCTTCGCTTCCTGGTCGGCTTGGCGCGCCAGCAGGGCAAGCGGCTCGGTCGCGCTTACCTGGACTTCGGCGAACCGCTGCCGCTGCGCAAGCGCCTGGAGGAGATGCGCGGCGAGGAGGCGGGGACCGGCACCGAGATCGAACGTATCGCTTTGGATGTCGAGCACCGGATCAACCGCGCGACGCCGGTCACTCCCACCGCGGTGGTGAACCTGGCGTTGCTGGGCGCGGACCGGTCGTTGTCGATCAGCGAGGTGCTGGCCACCGTGCGACCGCTGGCCAGCTACATCACGGCGCGAAACTGGTCCGTCGCCGGCGCCGCGGACCTGACGAATCGCTCCACCATCCGGTGGACGTTGCACCAGCTCGTCGCCTCCGGTGTGGTCAGCGTGTATGAGGCCGGCACCGAGGCGGTGTGGGGGATCGGCGAGGACCAGCATCTGGTCGCGGCGTTCTACCGCAATACCGCGATCCACATTCTGGTCGATCGTGCGATCGCCGAGACGGCGTTGCTGGCCGCTGCCGAAAACGCCGAGAATTCCGCGGACGGCATGGTGTCGCCGGTGACGGTGCGCGACGAGGCGCTGAGTTTGCGTGAGTTGCTGAAGTTCGAGTTCCTGTTCTCCGGCCGTGCCCAGTTCGAAAAGGAGCTCGCCGACGAGGTACGTCTGATCGGGGCGGTGGACACCAGCCACGCCGCGGCCGCCGCCGATGTGCGCGGATTGCTGGCATCGGCCGATGTGCTGTTGGCGCACTTGGTGTTGCGGCCGTTCCTCGACGCCTATCACATCGTCGCCGACCGGCTGGCCGCCCTCGAGGACGAGTCCCTGGACGAAAACGACTTCCTCGCCGAATGTCTGGAGCTGGGCAAGCAGTGGGAGCTGCAGCGCAGAATCGCCAGCGCCGAGTCGAGGTCGATGGAGTTGTTCAAGACCGCGCTGCGCCTGGCGCGCCACCGCGAGCTGGTCGACGGTTCGGATTCCGAGCAACTCGGCAAGCGCCGCCAGGAGTTCGCGGACGAGATCGCGACCGCGACCCGACGCGTCAACGCGATCGCCGAACTCGCCCGGGCGCGGGTCTAA
- a CDS encoding nitroreductase family deazaflavin-dependent oxidoreductase translates to MPLEGEYAPSPWDWSREQADKYAESGGAEAADMKGKPIILLTTVGAKTGKLRKTPLMRVEHDGEYAVVASLGGAPKNPVWYYNIVKNPRVELQDGSVTRDYDAREVFGDEKAVWWERAVAAWPDYAEYQTKTDRQIPVFVLTPVS, encoded by the coding sequence ATGCCACTCGAAGGTGAATACGCCCCCAGCCCCTGGGATTGGTCCCGCGAACAAGCCGACAAGTACGCCGAATCCGGCGGAGCCGAGGCAGCGGACATGAAGGGCAAGCCCATCATTTTGCTGACCACGGTCGGAGCCAAGACCGGCAAGCTGCGCAAGACTCCGCTGATGCGCGTCGAGCACGACGGCGAGTACGCCGTCGTCGCCTCGCTGGGTGGCGCGCCGAAGAACCCGGTCTGGTACTACAACATCGTCAAGAACCCGCGAGTCGAGCTCCAGGACGGGTCGGTCACCCGCGACTACGACGCCCGCGAGGTGTTCGGCGACGAGAAGGCCGTGTGGTGGGAGCGCGCCGTGGCGGCCTGGCCGGACTACGCCGAGTACCAGACGAAGACCGACCGCCAGATTCCGGTGTTCGTGCTGACCCCGGTGAGCTGA
- the ilvA gene encoding threonine ammonia-lyase, with the protein MSAEPTQSPSMSPLRAADIDSAAQRIAAVVTPTPLQYSDRLSAITGAQVYLKREDLQIVRSYKLRGAYNLLVQLSDAEIGAGVVCSSAGNHAQGFAYACRTLGVHGRVYVPAKTPKQKRDRIRYHGKSFIELIVGGSTYDLAAEAALEDVKRTGATLVPPYDDPRTIAGQGTIAVELLDQLDKLGFAEPDLVVVPVGGGGCIAGITTYLSERTTNTAVLGVEPAGAAAMMAALAAGEPVTLDHVDQFVDGAAVKRAGTLTHAALAAAGDMVSITAVDEGAVCTAMLDLYQNEGIIAEPAGALSVAGLLEADVEPGSTVVCLISGGNNDVSRYGEVLERSLVHLGLKHYFLVDFPQEPGALRRFLDDVLGPNDDITLFEYVKRNNRETGAALVGIQLGSSADLDDLLDRMRETEIHFETLHPSSPAYRYLLH; encoded by the coding sequence GTGTCCGCCGAACCGACCCAGAGCCCGAGCATGTCACCGCTGCGCGCGGCCGACATTGACAGCGCTGCTCAGCGGATCGCCGCGGTAGTCACTCCGACACCGCTGCAGTACAGCGATCGGCTGTCGGCGATCACCGGTGCGCAGGTTTACCTCAAGCGCGAAGACCTGCAGATCGTGCGTTCCTACAAGCTGCGCGGCGCCTACAACCTGCTGGTGCAACTGTCCGACGCGGAGATCGGCGCCGGCGTGGTGTGCTCCTCGGCCGGCAACCACGCGCAGGGCTTCGCCTACGCCTGCCGGACCCTCGGCGTGCACGGCCGCGTCTACGTACCGGCCAAAACGCCCAAGCAGAAGCGCGACCGGATCCGCTACCACGGAAAGAGCTTCATCGAGCTGATCGTGGGCGGATCGACCTACGACCTGGCCGCTGAGGCCGCACTCGAGGATGTGAAGCGCACCGGTGCGACGCTGGTGCCGCCGTACGACGACCCGCGCACGATCGCCGGCCAGGGCACGATCGCCGTCGAGCTGCTCGACCAGCTGGACAAGCTCGGTTTTGCGGAACCCGACCTGGTGGTGGTCCCGGTGGGCGGCGGTGGCTGCATCGCGGGCATCACGACCTATCTATCCGAACGCACGACGAACACCGCGGTGCTGGGCGTCGAACCGGCCGGGGCCGCGGCGATGATGGCGGCGCTGGCCGCCGGCGAGCCGGTGACGCTCGACCATGTCGACCAGTTCGTCGACGGCGCCGCGGTGAAGCGGGCGGGAACGCTGACGCATGCCGCGCTGGCCGCCGCGGGCGACATGGTGTCGATCACGGCGGTCGACGAGGGCGCCGTGTGCACCGCGATGCTGGACCTCTACCAGAACGAGGGCATCATCGCCGAGCCCGCGGGCGCGCTGTCCGTGGCCGGGCTGCTGGAAGCCGACGTCGAGCCCGGGTCCACCGTCGTGTGCCTCATCTCGGGCGGCAACAACGACGTGTCGCGCTACGGCGAGGTGCTCGAGCGCTCGTTGGTCCACCTCGGCCTCAAGCACTACTTCCTGGTTGACTTCCCGCAGGAGCCCGGTGCGTTGCGCCGGTTCCTCGACGACGTGCTGGGGCCAAACGACGACATCACCTTGTTCGAGTACGTCAAGCGCAACAACCGCGAGACCGGTGCGGCGCTGGTCGGCATTCAGCTGGGTTCGTCGGCCGACCTGGACGACCTGCTGGACCGGATGCGCGAGACCGAGATCCACTTCGAGACGCTGCATCCAAGCTCACCGGCCTATCGCTATCTGCTGCACTAG
- a CDS encoding pyridoxamine 5'-phosphate oxidase family protein has protein sequence MDYRPTSRTTPTRYRDRARYDRDTVHRILDEALICHLGYLNDGRPVVLPTTHARLGETLYLHGSTGSRPMRNAGEGLPVCVTVTLVDGLVLARSALHHSLVYRSVIVLGDAHLVDDPAEKSRALATLLDHIAPGRAADCRAPNARELAATAVLALDLVEVSAKVRDGGPVDEPEDHALAHWAGVVPLRLTAGAPIPAEDLDPATPAPDYLTSYSRC, from the coding sequence ATGGACTACCGCCCCACGTCTCGCACGACGCCCACCCGCTACCGGGACCGCGCCCGCTACGACCGCGACACGGTCCATCGCATCCTGGACGAGGCCCTGATCTGTCACCTGGGCTACCTCAACGACGGCCGGCCGGTGGTGTTACCGACCACGCACGCCCGCCTGGGCGAAACCCTCTACCTGCACGGGTCCACCGGCAGCCGGCCCATGCGCAACGCCGGCGAGGGTCTGCCCGTGTGCGTCACCGTCACCCTCGTCGACGGGCTCGTGCTGGCCCGCTCGGCGCTGCACCATTCGCTGGTCTATCGCTCGGTGATCGTGCTCGGCGACGCCCACCTGGTCGACGACCCGGCGGAGAAGTCGCGGGCACTCGCGACGCTACTCGACCACATCGCCCCCGGACGTGCCGCCGACTGCCGGGCGCCGAATGCGCGCGAGCTCGCCGCGACCGCGGTGCTCGCCCTGGACCTGGTCGAGGTCTCGGCCAAGGTGCGCGACGGCGGGCCCGTCGACGAGCCGGAGGATCACGCGCTGGCCCACTGGGCCGGCGTGGTTCCGCTGAGACTGACGGCCGGTGCACCGATACCGGCCGAGGACCTCGATCCCGCTACCCCGGCGCCGGACTATCTGACGTCGTACTCGCGCTGCTGA